The following coding sequences lie in one Chelonia mydas isolate rCheMyd1 chromosome 6, rCheMyd1.pri.v2, whole genome shotgun sequence genomic window:
- the LOC119566304 gene encoding sulfotransferase 1 family member D1-like, whose translation MAAPKTYSRVLQESQDVFHRFPLQLVHGIPLMEPIAQQWGPIENFQAWPDDLLISTYPKAGTTWMQEIVDLILVRGDVEKACRAPTHVRIPFLEICSPPPVPSGVQQLMNVPPPRVIKTHLPFQLVPKSFWENRCKVIYVARNAKDNLVSYYFFDQMNKTQPEPGPWELYLQKFMDGKLACGSWYDHVCRYWAERANHRILYVFYEDMKEDPAREIRRVMDFLEVELPPEVLEKIVQQTSFQIMKENPMANYSSMPSVIFDQTVSPFMRKGEVGDWKNHFTVAQSEAFDAHYQRRMEGTGLHFRTQI comes from the exons ATGGCAGCGCCAAAGACCTACTCTAGGGTCTTGCAAGAATCCCAGGACGTCTTCCACCGCTTCCCCCTCCAGCTGGTCCACGGGATCCCGCTCATGGAGCCCATCGCCCAGCAGTGGGGCCCCATCGAGAACTTCCAGGCCTGGCCTGACGACCTCCTCATCTCCACCTACCCCAAGGCAG GGACCACGTGGATGCAGGAGATCGTGGACCTGATCCTGGTCCGAGGGGACGTGGAAAAAGCCTGCCGAGCCCCGACCCACGTCCGGATCCCCTTCCTGGAGATCTGctctcctcccccagtgcccTCAG GTGTGCAGCAGCTGATGAATGTTCCTCCCCCCCGAGTCATCAAGACCCACCTGCCCTTCCAGCTGGTTCCCAAGTCCTTCTGGGAGAACAGATGCAAG GTGATCTACGTGGCCCGAAATGCCAAGGATAACTTGGTCTCGTATTACTTCTTTGACCAGATGAACAAGACACAGCCCGAGCCGGGGCCCTGGGAGCTCTATCTGCAGAAGTTCATGGATGGGAAAC tggcctgtgGCTCGTGGTATGACCACGTCTGTAGATACTGGGCTGAACGGGCCAATCACCGCATCCTCTACGTCTTCTATGAGGACATGAAAGAG GACCCGGCCCGGGAGATCCGCAGGGTCATGGACTTCTTGGAGGTGGAGCTGCCTCCAGAGGTGCTGGAGAAAATCGTCCAGCAAACGTCCTTCCAGATCATGAAGGAGAACCCCATGGCCAACTATAGCAGTATGCCCAGCGTCATCTTCGACCAGACCGTCAGCCCCTTCATGCGCAAGG gcgAGGTTGGCGACTGGAAGAACCATTTCACCGTGGCGCAGAGCGAGGCATTCGACGCCCATTACCAGCGCCGCATGGAGGGGACCGGCCTGCACTTCCGGACCCAGATCTAG